The Amycolatopsis nigrescens CSC17Ta-90 genomic interval AGCCCTGCACGCCGCTGGTCGCGAAGTTGACGTCGGTCCCGCAGACACCCATCGAGGCGATGGCGAGGCGGACTCCGGGGCCTGCCGGCTCGTCGGCCTCGGTCACGAGGATGCCCTGAGCGGTGTTTCGGATGGCGCGCACGCTGTTCCCCTCCATATACTGCTATGCGAACAACGTTAACTTATACTAAGTGATAGGTGTTCGCATAGTGTCTATCCTTGTCTGGCGCGCGAATCGATGACGACAACCGGGGCACCGCGGCCGGGAACAGCGGCCTGGTGGCTTGCCAGGGAGCGGGAACCCGCGCGGCAGCGTCGGCGCCGATCGCTGACCCTCGATGGCATCCTCGATGCGTCGATGGCCCTGCTCGATGCGCGCGGGGCCGCCGCGCTGACCATGCGCAACGTCGCCGAGGCGCTCGGCTGCACGCAGGCGTCGCTCTACCGTCACGTGCGCAACCGTGAGGAACTGGTGACGCTGCTCGTCGACCGAGCGGTCAGCGTGGCGAGCTCGGTTCCGCCCGACAACGCGGATTGGGCCGAGAAGGCGGCGTGGTCCGCACGCCTGTTCCGCGAGCACCTGCGCCGGCATCCCGGCGTGGCTTCGCTCCTTCGCGGGACCGAGCGGCTCGGTCCCAACTCACTGGCCGGGGTGGAATACGCCCTCGAACTGTTCATCGGCGCGGGTCTTGGCCCCAGACTCGCCTACGCCGCCGCATCGTCGCTGGCCACCTTCGTCATCGGCTCGGTGCACTTCAACCTCGGACTCGACGCACAGGATCCAGAAGAGAGCCGTCACCGGCGACAGCTGTATCGCTCGCGAGACGCCGCGGCCTTTCCGCTGCTCGTCCAGCACGCCGAGATTCTCGCGGACGTCGGTAGCGACGACCAGTTCGAAGCCGGCCTCAACGCGTTGCTCACCGGGTTCCGCGCCCTGATCGAGCACGCGGACGTAACACGCGACTAGGCCGGCGCGGCCCTGCTGATATCCGTCGGACACCCGCCGTGGCGGAAGGACGTCGATGCGAGAAAAGACCTGGCTGAGACCTGGGACGACCGGCATGGCGGTGCTACTGGGCCTGTGGCGGACCACCGGCGGTTCGAGGGAATCCCCTTCGCCTCCCGCCCACCGGCCCGTTGCGGTGGGGCTCGCCCCAGCCCGCGAGGCCGTGGACAGCGCCGCGCGATGCGACCGAGCCCGGCAGCCTCTGTGCACAAAGTGCTTCCCTCGGCACTCCTAGTGAGGCCGAAGACTGCCTGTACCTCAACGTGACGACCGCGCGCCGGAGCGACGGCAAGAAGTTGCCGGTGCTCGTCTGGGTCCACGGCGGCGGTTTCCAGAGTGGTGCCGGTTCCCACTACGACGCCGGGAAGATGGCCGTGCGCCCGGCAATTTCGGCCTCGAGGACCAGCAGGCCGCGCTGGGCTGGGTCCAGCGGAACGCCTCCGCGTTCGGCGGCGACGCGCGGAACGTGACGGTATTCGGTCAGTCGTCGGGGTCCCGGAG includes:
- a CDS encoding TetR/AcrR family transcriptional regulator → MTTTGAPRPGTAAWWLAREREPARQRRRRSLTLDGILDASMALLDARGAAALTMRNVAEALGCTQASLYRHVRNREELVTLLVDRAVSVASSVPPDNADWAEKAAWSARLFREHLRRHPGVASLLRGTERLGPNSLAGVEYALELFIGAGLGPRLAYAAASSLATFVIGSVHFNLGLDAQDPEESRHRRQLYRSRDAAAFPLLVQHAEILADVGSDDQFEAGLNALLTGFRALIEHADVTRD